The Fusarium keratoplasticum isolate Fu6.1 chromosome 4, whole genome shotgun sequence genome contains the following window.
TTCACTGTCACGGTACATCTGGTGTCCGTCTGGTACCCATCTGTCATCCATTTGGCATCCTCTGATCTTCCATCGACAGTCGAGTCATTCTCAAGATTGCTCTCCATATTGGCAGCATTGCGCACGCCTTGCTTTTGCGGCTCCGCCAGCCTAGCACCTCTCCTTCTGCACCCAAGCACCGGGACAGACCTCTGATACGACACCCAGACAACGCCAACTAAACTAGACTGTCATCAAGGGGAGCGTGCACACCTTCGATCACGAAAAAAACGTGGCCTCGACATGGCCATACAGGGGGAGTCCAACCAACCGGATCAGGCCGGGCAGAAGGCATCGAACAAGAGGCATCGTAATGTGTCAAGGCCGCCTCATCTTAGTCGACGCCTCCCAGCTGCAGAACCGCTAGTCTCACCCGCTAACGCGAGAAGCCGAGTGGCCCTAGGCGGCCGCAAATCGGTGTCGACAGGGCGCCAATTGAGTTCCGCAACGACGCCATGCAGTTCGGCTCCGCGGTGGAGACGTCCGCAAGCACAACACGAGTCAGACTCGTCAATCCCATACACAACCAACACCTTTGAAAGAAGCCTGCAGGCAGTCAGTCTCACCGTCAAAGACCCCTATAAAGACGGAAAACAGGGACAAGAGCCCCGGGATTGAGGTAGATCTCAATAATGCAGGGCAGGTTGGTCGTCCTGACGATAGCCCTGTTTCTCCGGTTGTTCTCTGGGGACTTTTTGCTCCCAAATCTTCATGATCTCAGCCTGACTCAATCTGTGGGCCGAGCCTGGCCCAACAACAATATGCGGCCGCTTTGACTCGTGCGATGAGATTTCCACTCCCAAGCACCAGGACACGGACAACAGCTGATGTCTGCTTGTTTGCAATTTACCCTCAAACCAGACGAGACACGTGCCGCACAGTGACTTCGATAAGCTGTAATAAATCGGGCCTCTTATTTGTGGATTTTGTCTGGGGATCTTTATCTGATCTTTTTTCAAGGTGAGACAACCATGCGACCTGTAACAGAAGATCGGGTATGATATCATTTGTGAGAcatcgatgaagatgtcTCGGTGCCGGTAGAGTGGATTGACAACCAAGTGCATGATCTGAGAAACGCAAGGCATAGTTGGTTCTCGAAAATATCTATTTTGCCTCCCGAAGCAAATGCAGCAACCGACCTGATGGTGTAGCATCGCGCAAGTTGTCGGATCAAAGGATGTGTCATCAGCCCACCGTGGAATTAGATACCGCAGTTGAAACCGTGATGCTGACGCGCCCTGAAGAAAAGTCCGCATCAAGGGCATAAACTTTCGTGTTTGGGAAATTGCAACTCCGAGTGATGCCTTGTAGTTTTGATGATGCTACATGTCATGCATCATCTCGGAAGCTGATATCTGCCATGAGGCCATCCACCCTACACCTGACCTCAGCAATTCGAGAATCATTCGCCCGAGTAAACACcaaaataattataaattgTGTATTAGCGCTTTTATTACCGAACTAAGTAACCCAAATGTCAATAATAATTTGTTAACACCCTTAACGGCTTCTGTATATCGGGAATCCACCCTTCTAACCTACCTAGCTGAGTGCGTAGTTGGTTGCGTGTATATCGGCCTTGACAACTACGCACATCCATCCATAATACTAGTTCGAAGGAAGCCTTTCATTGTATACCTTCGCCCAATCAATCCTTCCTTTTCTCGTTGAAATGCTTCTAAAGTTTCAGGAACTTCAACCGGTCATGCCCCCTTCACTTTGAATCAAATGAACCAAGACAGCCTTGCTGGATGAATTTATTCAAGACGTGAATTCTGCCAAGCTCTTTAACAGTCGCCCTACAAAGCTTGTTTCAGTGCCGAAACTCAATTGTTTGATGATCATCTCCACTAACGTTAGCTTGGTGGCTCGGCCCCTAGCCGAGATGGTACAGTACACATTCCCGGCAGACACCCGACAAGATTTCGGCCAAGCTCCCGACGGATGATCAAATTGCCGATTCTTCCCCTCATCAAATTCTCTCTTGGATGGCAACATGCCGATGACCTCAATCCAATAGAAGCCTCTTACCAGGATTCACATAGTATCAGGCCCCATCGGAAATGGAGTCTATGGCTGCAGCCCGCCGACGTCGTAAACGCCGCGTTGCCGATGAGAATCGGAAGCGAGCCGCGCGAGCGCAAGTATAACCCTTCAAGCGGCAAACATCACTAACGCGCCGTGTACAGGTGCGATCGATGCAAGGCAAGAAAGAGCAAATGCATTGAGGCGAGTGGAGGGGTTTGTCAAAGATGCCAAACCAATAATTTGACCTGTCGGTTTGAGAAGTACGTTCTGAGATCTTGCATCTCTACACGCGCCCCTGTTGTACTGTGCCTGTTGCACTCACACAAACAGAGAgaggccatcctcaagaGAGAGTGAGAGTCCATTCCCTCTTCAGAACCCGGTGACCGGCCCGCCGAGTCAGTCTACAACCACACCTCAACAGGACATATCTATCGATAGCCGTAAGCAACTTAACCTTGACACTTGCAACACCCGCCAACTCATGGTTGTAGACCAGACTGAAAGGGTTCTGTGGCCACATTTCTTATCCAGGCTTCGCGAGGCCTTCTCGCTCGACGCCATGTCCGGCCCTGAAGAGCAagacatggctgccatgcaAGCGGTATGTTGGTAGTACTGCAACAACCTCAAAAGCCTCTGCTAATGCATCTTCTAAAGCACATTACTCGCCCAAGAACTCTCTCATTGCTTGAACAGTCTCGCCTAAAGGCCACGGTCGATTCATTACCCCCAAAGCCGGTGGCCGACTTTTTACTCTCGGTATGCATCAAACACGGTGTCGACATATTCTTCTACTTTGATCAAGCCCAAGTCATCGACGAGCTAGACCAGTTTTACTCCAACCCAACATCTCCCTTGAGGGTTGACCCCAGCTTTATTTGTCTTGTGTTGGCAATATTCGCTCTTGGTAGCCACTGGACACCTCTCGAAAGACCAAGTAACTCGCCACAAACCCCCCAAACTGAAGAGTGCGACCCGGGTCGTGTCTTCTTCCATCAAGCTAAACTCCTCGTTCCCGACATCATAGAGAGGTCATGCTTGAGATCGATTCAAGCCTGCTTTCTTCTTGGTGTCTACCTCATGCCTTTGAGTGCTGTCGGGTCTTCATACATCTATATGGGCCTGGCTCTAAGGAAGGCGTTGGCGTTTGATCTACATCAAAGCTCGGATGATCAAACGCTGGATGAGCGAGAGCGGGAGATTCGCCGTCGACTTTGGTGGTCTATTTACTCTCTCGAACGGTATGTATGATACCTTTACTTTTAACGGCTCAGCAAACTGATTGTTGCTTAGATGCACAACCGTTAAGCTCAACCGCCCGCGGTCCGTTGATGCGGATATCATCAAGACTCCGTTACCGGCCCCTCTGCCATCACTTGACAAGGCCCAGAAGTTCGACAACATCCAACTCCAAATTTCCTATGCACGTTTGATAATAATACTGGACCGTGCTACGGACTTAGAGTATGTTTGTTTCTAGAGATTTAGCACTCTGCTTACTGCGTTCCAGGACCCGGTCAACCGAAGCTACGAAACCCCCGGAGTCAGCAAATGTGGAAGCCAAGCTAAGAGAGTGGAAGAAGTCCCTACCTGAAGACTTTGATCTAGAGAATATTAACCCTCGGGACTCGAGATACCGGGCTGTCTTTCACCTGTATTTGAACTACTATTATGCCTGGATCGCCATCGGCAAGGTCTCACTAATTACAGCCGTGAGAACTACACTTCAACATCATCTGGGACAGGAATCCCAGCCATTTAGAATTGACGGGGCGATCGAAGGATTATCCAAGTCCTGCACAAAAGCGGCGAGAAAGCTCCTTCAACTTTTCGAGGACTTGACCCGCATCCGAAATACGGCTCGATTCTCTTTCACCGACTTTCAAGGCTGCAGTATTGCAACGATCGTTACTCTCATTGCGGGAATTCTTGAAAGGGACTCTACATACGAGAGTAGAGTGGACTTTGGTTTAAACTGTCTCCGAGACATGGCAGCCGGGAACTTGACTGCCAAGGTGGGTGTGAGATTCGTGGAAACATTGCAGTCCATTTCAAACGAGGCGGCTCGTAAGCTTCGGCAATCTGGAACCTTTTCAGACGAACTTGAAGAAGATTCAGAGTCATTGCAGCCTTCAGCGTATGATGACTGGGCAGCGTGGCTTGCAAgtcaacagcaacaacagacGAGCCATTTCGACGGTACGGCCGAACGAGACACAACCGATGGGCTTGCACCTATAAGCATGGAGTCATCTGCTCCGGATATGAACTTGTGCAACCTGCAAAACACGGATGAGGATACTGGGTGGAATCATAGGGGTGGACAGGAGCTCGAGCCACTCTCAACTGCGAGATTGTTCATGCAACAGCCCACAGCAGTGTCCGAACCAATAGCCGTGCCAGAGAATGATTTCACGGCTGTTTATAGTGATGACCAGAGCTTTTTAATCGGCCTTACAGGGCTTGATGTACTGGACTTTGCGGGTTATTCAACTCAGCTGGACTGATAGCAGTGGGCAAACATTCCCAGTTGATCAGTCAGGGAAACTTATTTCTAGCTCTCAGCTTTGGAGTCGCCGAACACTTCATTTTCTACAGGTCGGAGGCCGTGAGAGCACTGTGCTGGAAGATAGCGACAGTAGACGTCGGTGAGAAGACAAGTGGCCATCCATTCCTCCTTCTCTCAGTTAGTAGCGAGTTTCAGCGAAGCGGGCTAAGAGTATACCGCTTAATGAGTCACATGGCTGTCTACGATCGATCTTGTGtctcagttaacccatcaagggccgggcttcaactatgataaagaacacattatcaaATGGCTGTCTACAATGATCAATCTGGTATCAGACTGGTCTTCAGGCTCGGTATGTAACAAATGGAAAATGGCAGAGCTCATTTAATATTGACTATCGTGCCAAGATCCATCGGAGATAATGGTCTGATTGCGCTGATGACTATACTTCTCTTGCTGGTTGCTTTGATCTACCCTTTTGGGGGTGGGATGAGCTTAAACTACTCGGATCAGACTATTCAACTCCTCTATAGCCCAAAGAACTTCATATCATCAGCACCTCGGACAGGGACAGAATGACCGACATTTTGCGCAAAGATGCCAACTAGCTTCGGCCCGAACGTGTCGGTTTTGTAACCAGCTTGGGGAACATTGTTGTTTGACGACTGGGGGCTCATGGAATTGTAGCCAAACACACCGGCCCACTGGTCAATGGTTTCCTGATAGTTGGGTGAAAGGAGGATACTATCAGCACCACCATGATAGATCTGCATCTTGGGCCGAGCTCCATTGTAGCCAGGATATGCatccttgaccatcttgGCCCAGTCGGCTGGTGATTTGTTGACTCTGCCCTGAGCGCAGTCCGAGTTCCAGCCGTTGACCGAGTTGGTAAAGAAGCATCCGGCTGGCACACCAGAGTAGACGATGCCAGCTGCAAACAGGTCTGGATAAGTGGCGGCCATGACGTTCTATGCGGCTGTCAATATCTTGTCCCTCATATGGGTGTCTCGACTTACAGTCATCATAGCACCAGATGAAGAACCCGTGACGAAAACCTTGGCAGGGTTGGCCTTGTAAGTCTGCAAGGCGTAGCGAACCATGTTGGcgatgctgttgctgttggcgcCGCCATCGTGAGTCATAGTAGCTTTGGAGCTGACGTCCCAGCAAGTTCCACTGTAGGGACTTTCGGGAtagatgacgatgaagccCTTCTGATCAGAAAGCTGGGCATACGGCGTACTCTGGTAGTACGATTGGGCTGTGCCCTGGCAGTGGTGGATAGCGACCACGATGGCTGGGTTGGACGGCAGGTTCTTGGGGACATGGACAAACATCTTGGCGCCCGACGGGTTGGATCCGAAGTTGGTTAtttgctggagctgggcGGTGACAGTGCCCAAAAGGGCGACGAGAGGCATGAGAACCTTCATGGTGATAGGTGTGTCGGTGCTGGGGAGGGAAGAAATGGACGGAAGCGCTCTGTCTGGGGGCGACTGGAAACCAAGACCTTGACCAAGAAGCCTTATTTATACTCTCTGGCGGTTATTTAAGACGCATCCAATGGGCCTTGAAACATCCGTTAGGGCAATATCTGTCCCCAGCCGCTAACATGATGGACCCAACTTGGTCGGTTGTTGCAATTTACCCGAAACAAGCTCTATCGCCGCAAATTCCCCGCCTATTAAAATTTAGCCTGTATCATGAAACGGAAGGTTTCTTCCGAACTTCGAATATAGTAACATGAGCTGTTCTAAAAGGGGTTCTTGGACCACATGACCCTATATCGGCAGATAAATTATACCCTTCCCCGCTTCGAGAAGATGCGGGATGCGCTCTCCCGCACTGGCAATGACATTCTATACTCGTTGCGCAACTGGGGCTACGACCAACTGAAGTTGGACAAATGTGGCAGGGACTGACATCGTCCGTGCAAACATCCGAGGAGTCTACTAGTAGGAGTACAGACCCCCCTGCTGCTATACAATAGTACACTCCCTAATATAGCTATGCTCGTCAAACTTCTTGCTTAGGTCTCGAACATCTTCCATGGTCATGGAGCCAACACGCAACTCATCAGGGCTGATGATGGCCCCCCGGGAGAAAACCGAGTTTTCCTCGTCCCGGCATTTCAACACTAGGAAAACGCTCATCAGATTGTCTCCAGACCAGCGTCCCAGCTCAAAAAGAAAGGCTCCAGGTGGAATCTCTTCGCAGTGCTCCCCATCCTGCTTGATAGACCCGGAGTGGATAGATGTCCCATTGCTGCCAAAGAGGATTAACTTCACCCATTCAAACATGACTATTGATATAGCTCTCTGTCCGGGGATATTCTGATTTGGTGTCGTCATGAAGCCTGAGCCCCAGATGATGATCCTAGCGTCAGAAAATCTAGCACCGGACGCAGGTGAATCCTCTTGTCTATCTATCATTTCGAGAATGCTGTAGCAGGAGACAAACAGAAGCTTGCAAGACACACATTGAGATGGTCGCAATTCGTTTAAACCTAGGTGTGCAAAGTTGTTGAAATGGAACAGCGTCTCTAGGGTCCCATCCCAGGCACAGGCACGGCAAGGATCCCGAACGGTCTGTGCGATAGAGACGCCTGCATCGGACAGAGGGGACGGGAGTAACCATTCACTAGGAATCGAGATCTCTGGAAGGGACGAATCTGTTGAGGATGAAATCTTAGGCAGCGGATGCAGGTCAGGCTGTAAATCCATCGTCGTTAACTACAGGTTATCTTGATCCTACCGGGTGGTTTTCGGATTAGAAGGCAGTGGTTTCCGTTTTGGCAGGACAACAAGtattaagaataaaagcATTGGTAGTGAGGGGAATTTGAACAAACAGATTTGTTGCGTATCACGAGGTTGAACGGGTCAACATAAGCCCGATCTCGGTGCATATCGCGAATTCTCTCACCGGCTTGCAACATTTGTCCTCCAATGGCTGCTCAACAAACATGGTACAATCACCATAAATATTGGTCGTCGATGTATGAATCTGGGTTGGACGAAAGATAAGTGTAACGTGCAGAGCTTGAGTGGCAATGAAAGATCGCCAAATAGATTCAGGCAAGAAGGTAAACTTAGCCCCGGCAGTATAGACTAACAAGCAGGGGTTTGTCTGATCTCGCTGAATCGAGCCAGTCTCCAAGCTTGGCTCGTTCCACAAATCTCACCAAGCAGCACTGAAAATGGCATTTCAAAGACTGCCATTGATAACATCATCAATTGACCGCGCATGCATCATTCAGGAGGCGTGCAGCCACGGGAAATTATTGAAGCCGGCGCCAAGCTGACAGGTGCCACTATCGCGAATGAACAGGGGTAAACAAAAGAAAAACGTGCATTGTGGGTTAGTCGACCACGTCTAGACTCAAACTGATGCCAATAGCTCTAAGACTATTGATTATAAGATGGGACTATACGAAGCCTTTTCAAGCCGTTTAAAAGCCACCCGAAGCCACCCACCTTCTTTGCACTCTCTGTCTCTGTTGTTCAACGTCGTTTGAGTTTATGTGTCTTT
Protein-coding sequences here:
- a CDS encoding Carboxylic ester hydrolase, which encodes MKVLMPLVALLGTVTAQLQQITNFGSNPSGAKMFVHVPKNLPSNPAIVVAIHHCQGTAQSYYQSTPYAQLSDQKGFIVIYPESPYSGTCWDVSSKATMTHDGGANSNSIANMVRYALQTYKANPAKVFVTGSSSGAMMTNVMAATYPDLFAAGIVYSGVPAGCFFTNSVNGWNSDCAQGRVNKSPADWAKMVKDAYPGYNGARPKMQIYHGGADSILLSPNYQETIDQWAGVFGYNSMSPQSSNNNVPQAGYKTDTFGPKLVGIFAQNVGHSVPVRGADDMKFFGL